In Leishmania panamensis strain MHOM/PA/94/PSC-1 chromosome 6 sequence, the following proteins share a genomic window:
- a CDS encoding hypothetical protein (TriTrypDB/GeneDB-style sysID: LpmP.06.0810) encodes MKTVFVPSPLPASLMSAPLTTPASLTRLRTCLAIGCGVGLLLYAGAVLRRHLASPRPPPRVTCPMADNTIALLRHLHDGPFRFGDPTPFAMAARAEATRRIRRQQRERRRLRRRMRSQLHPTKSPHHQPTRHSAGAAEASVAISNVFETTNQKAGLSVPMNPSPAQQEQHVPGSERTSSGAATAAVAKDRGDRAAAAVLSRRARGTLPTTMSGGLTSASAVASFCAVESDADDNDQREGDSYNEGTYATNVRLVAKRDGASKMTSSEALLLSSSLSMSRSCDSDYSDSQSTSTSTTSGSSYDSRISTPSFVQSEASSEASHDSAGSLLVMTTGSVMSPDGIPWVKATFDNGSVRGGDPRASHNVPQITQQQSQRHHSPPTSSNPARSYSNLSQHIVFGSNSNPQLSSYPHSMTGAMAAQGGRYPVQPLWFGIASPATSMHAFGGTTQLGANTTPSRTFGGSNSRRSPEVAYATTSASMPGVVPSVLAGGGGDEELHRYVASACMYGPPLFSTEMDVTDALAELRSSACCSGDRYGNSCLGGGTSSTTNTASSPCMSATVTSSGGGIMALIGSSMNATSFQQQPQPQPQPQLGMSSSLAHHRSHHHHHRHPPQASYGHHASAHLRGQSYFSGTSIDMVSASATVPLLARRAVHYPSGGGGSSRSQPLQQSHYRRSSSGCHRVSSRTSFRRSVNGSPVSSQLLPEALSVVSPGYASDGATGESTASAANDSFMNALTATPISPSSSILRRSMADDGRAHHSSGPGKTHSNASRFFRSMNSVLRYLGLYRRHRGGGRLRRWCHRCRRQVRRRVTVSCATIKFCVRHVWLAMRCSWHALDRACVRGWRWIQRRWRESTSAASAQVLAILHRPSWSLARSDAMAAADGGCTAAVPALSSEKDGSTPSHVSPVVDAATDAAAAAEARRGGLLMTDTADEAINKIVQLLEPTPGRVPTVAVIRAPLGYDISTDAASLWKALHFDSSSSEEGLIDIIIMEELKTGPLPPAQAKAAAAAAGPSTPVLPCVGTSNGERTAATALPGGNEGDVSSGHPHNSLSFASSSVEPAMSLPPQRRQPPEPSAPSTGGAATAAARAQAQLRISFEIYPAHLFYSLIFRAAVLQEKDWALRRAAAELFGGSAEIEGSGTSLGTSTAANSGAGGNVGAALGSPLSLARALSFTFGVPGSAGECHNSNNAVTSFSHHPHHGAAAVVGSNVGLESYCLSPLSSGHFCRMPVSPKLTTPAPHVGLIGGGGAAGVGFASASPGTAGGTVASPVTLPPSAQSPGAVTSSPQVVVRLSERYSFPALPPQMVMSPLLGTQSGLGALPAGLSGSAYGAGGSALAGVGTATGVSGPAAAGAATMPGSGRRIISEKEVLFYIHVLRTPVGDGVTTTAVPSSRASEVEDVAVGIESAAATAMDVQRGGASPAKRSPRTPSDIRDAVPVHCSGEYALEDSDDDSEDLTLLELRQREVESQVLLRYRFRVFQQGSRSRKALDAIVLYAQDHVEPWYEEAKAMLQALPATKSFQAFSSSSTPLPQGNESIPAQWPSESTGRLTSLGGSGEAATGFAAGRLQRRPCRRPAGLTLLSLGTAPLVRTPELDRMDSCTTAASSGLVQLPAWAMEVLIRRESMRETLVRDLKEKAFRVCAVPLPDMRVHCILPPAVPRYVTAHARGFPLSRTFAEEVLSQQRALQLILLQREEENQRVIAARIRQEQRQKARRERRRRAQQERQQRKENLTSRRRVSGDGESLKERLTGTMNPAALVSRVASMVKHASVGAAGRGCRGLGNVRSHESPPGSDGVCKACSRADAACWQGASEAAVPLGESGVCTHSPTRRRRRQYRHDYSASNGGVYSTSSSARPQNAAPEGNAQIGSALSQDERDRVGCGEAELRDATTIAAAPIDNAQQHQCWTHEPSSSGQVCVMQRLPGLQSVHASHATAAAMSAQISPPTTEVDINFLGGSSNSVSIEAPSDASRAVNVSVSSYAAEMEPHSSERGVGCDKGGNSSSRVFASVEALISSPPAPTSYTGTAQTMPLTPPKVYSVSPPLQPLSSAPENGLLSSLPTPPQAPQGDRGGKTSSCSAARPISLVSASTTRNSHWTAVHTATNANTCVTPPPTSSATSGAGSPAAPVDGSGNSGGHASSSVSHVHAQVTPASTSNTLQSHLSTCPATTRVTMTSLVSGFSSTTPSVSGMSAAADFHTGTTSTSERDFPSTSLLPPPLPLPLSPSPLPTFSTSFPPAPGAGISPSSLKLFLPDASTAVFATTRNASLDASAGGHETHQDANVPLSLLPQQSHTGQSHRLLQSPAFPIPATSLLNVEDTMHPSVGGGAAQSNISNYANTSSLSNHHNHLLERPDDGGVPAASLTTSSLTMPNNGMYGTLDAWYSHSVVTPQAVLLRQQVWATAAPLVSSSSMRPLTPPHHRAAAAAAAPFSAAMTVAGERGARKGEPHHGACTSDPDVRSTVGMCSNAASPRAIGASAGATEGSSQPLQASRSGSRRTGSGLLPYTYSADSVSSMYGTTHYPLYQYPEGPNSAASAGYMGVAPPTTSMPGAAVMGGSGGAPAVGLAGSNHAGTTGLCAYNSAGYIRSHALGASAPGVTQAYASAGSSIAFSGCGGGDHRAVSSVGGVGRLENWSSPSQSPHMPDSLVDMNPNTIAPPSLPHAQDTHMNRLKQCNKLLSDLLGVAGGPMRSGISFYYTYGDATALLYNASIRAPCDENILELLEQQQWAKQQEQLQLLQTDCGSGACSDSGGASDGSTSGGDKIATDSSSGCYSKPGSASGGTGASHVPFTLAGIGASSSPSSTPQQRTTPQGSGIAAGGGVSTNGQRVRNACEAFSATLTAAAPASEDEGCSYLDYGDLAGLQDTMDALEAEQIEAQRARNTHFYSIFEHLHHAYHDTLLEATDSGSAKSVGVSSVPATAASGSLYAGLIGGVRMEYFFPSTASAAGAASEGRHAASPHGVGHVAVPGRSTPSPGVLYGGEGGAEATDLPRWRQRLWSSVCGFVVWVGSLVGLTPKPRGNSTAVGGTTDRTAATQWPSPQLTPNGAKFGFDLARLAEYFPGERIVTFGDEWCIASRLDMHNGHFGLSPLQVWMATRYSRRFAGEVYLMDVIAAGGDPYYPAVRVLDEIVAHAVLYYHNHSLRDFVEDLEAELGLVYAPQTLWGRRALGLPDNEAEVQELDGLLYTATRRRQDRSRRQRAQRKDGQRRRCSDGAASASVKDRAATSRVPPPATASALRSTATDRLHTDGGPPSTCATPAADAVRDGERKGGLMVGSRRDGRCFSSPQTQRMNGATTQGGSGASDARTVLPGSVSDGDDVPSVAVTAATMTPHRPTLLQEHNCLRRHDNDRLEDEEMAEYTWIQLQGKDQEEDEEVFYGATAAAAVGFGGGDINIAPHVYDAVMEREMYDERMLLRELDYLKEFLVDNRNVLSSAMLTTAGSNSLEAVFGVPATVFPFLLCARESVPFIASIFESLSYHYGPLTYDSFSKYTYDVYHRDRLDVLRHTPRMFRMVNKSRRGCITYEELCRWMARKLSCGNNVQPNRHLVATSMSLRLPLALVAESRDEWDAYRCVLKSLSDGEDEEY; translated from the coding sequence atgaAGACGGTATTCGTGCCCTCTCCGTTGCCAGCATCCTTGATGTCGGCACCGTTGACCACGCCTGCCTCCCTCACGCGGCTACGGACATGTCTTGCCATTGGATGTGGGGTGGGGCTACTTCTCTATGCCGGCGCTGTACTGCGACGCCACCTCGCCTCTCCACGACCGCCGCCTCGGGTCACATGCCCGATGGCGGACAACACCATTGCGCTGCTACGACATCTACACGATGGCCCGTTTCGCTTTGGGGACCCAACCCCATTCGCCATGGCGGCGCGCGCAGAGGCGACACGCCGCATTcgtcgtcagcagcgagagcgccGACGGTTGCGTCGGCGCATGCGGTCGCAGTTGCATCCCACGAAGAGTCCTCACCACCAGCCCACGCGGCATTCTGCAGGAGCCGCTGAAGCCTCCGTGGCTATCAGCAACGTCTTCGAGACCACCAACCAGAAGGCTGGTCTTTCCGTTCCCATGAACCCATCaccagcgcagcaggagcagcatgTCCCAGGCAGCGAGCGCACgtccagcggcgccgctacggcggctgtggcgaAGGATCGAGGCGaccgcgctgcggcagcggtgttgtCAAGACGAGCACGCGGCACGCTGCCCACTACGATGAGTGGCGGGCTGacctctgccagcgccgtcgcttcGTTTTGCGCTGTCGAGTCCGATGCTGACGACAATGACCAACGCGAGGGCGACAGCTACAATGAGGGCACGTATGCTACCAACGTACGACTGGTGGCGAAGAGGGACGGGGCCAGTAAGATGACGTCGAGCGAAGCGTTGCTgctctcgtcgtcgttgtcgatGAGCCGTTCCTGCGACTCAGACTACTCCGACTCGCAGAGTACCAGtaccagcaccaccagcggcagcagctacGACTCGCGAATCAGCACTCCGTCGTTCGTGCAGTCGGAGGCGTCGTCTGAAGCCTCGCACGATAGTGCGGGGTCTCTGTTGGTCATGACGACAGGCTCTGTGATGAGCCCCGACGGCATCCCATGGGTGAAAGCCACGTTTGACAATGGCAGTgtccgcggcggcgacccTCGTGCCTCCCACAACGTACCGCAGATAACTCAGCAACAAAGCCAACGCCACCACAGCCCGCCAACGTCGAGCAATCCAGCCAGGAGCTACAGCAACCTCTCGCAGCACATTGTGTTCGGATCGAATTCTAACCCGCAGCTGTCCTCGTATCCACACTCTATGACCGGCGCAATGGCTGCACAAGGGGGCCGCTACCCGGTGCAGCCGCTGTGGTTTGGCATCGCCTCACCGGCCACCAGCATGCACGCATTCGGTGGGACGACGCAGCTGGGAGCGAACACGACACCCTCGCGTACCTTCGGCGGCAGTAACAGCCGCCGCTCCCCGGAGGTAGCGTACGCGACGACTTCTGCCTCCATGCCCGGGGTGGTGCCATCGGTGCTGGCCGGTGGAGGGGGCGACGAAGAGCTCCATCGATATGTGGCGTCTGCCTGCATGTATGGGCCGCCGCTGTTTTCGACCGAGATGGACGTCACGGACgcgctggcggagctgcgcagctccgcctgctgcagtggggACCGGTATGGGAACAGCTGCCTTGGAGGTGGGACCTCCAGCACAACAAAcactgcctcttctccctgcaTGAGCGCGACTGTCActagcagcggcggtggcatcaTGGCCCTTATAGGCTCCTCGATGAATGCGACCTctttccagcagcagccgcagccgcagccgcagccgcaactGGGGATGTCGTCGTCTTTGGCGCACCACCGTtctcatcaccaccaccaccgccatccgCCGCAGGCGAGTTATGGCCATCACGCTTCGGCTCACCTGCGAGGCCAGAGCTACTTCTCGGGCACGTCGATAGACATGGTCAGTGCAAGCGCTACAGTCCCCCTGCTCGCTCGACGCGCAGTGCACTACCcaagcggtggcggtggcagtagTCGTAGCCAGCCGCTGCAACAGAGCCACTACCGgcgcagtagcagcggcTGTCATCGCGTTTCCTCGCGTACGAGCTTTCGACGCAGCGTGAACGGGTCGCCTGTTAGCTCGCAGTTGTTGCCTGAGGCGTTGTCGGTCGTGTCGCCTGGCTACGCCAGCGACGGTGCAACTGGCGAGAGTACCGCTAGCGCAGCGAACGATTCTTTCATGAATGCCCTCACTGCAACTCCCATttcgccatcgtcgtcaaTCCTACGCCGCTCCATGGCGGACGACGGGCGCGCACACCACTCATCAGGACCCGGTAAAACTCATAGCAACGCCAGCCGCTTCTTCCGCTCCATGAACTCCGTCTTGCGCTACCTAGGTCTTTACAGACGAcaccgcggcggtgggcggCTGCGCCGGTGGTGTCACAGATGCCGGCGACAGGTACGCCGTCGTGTGACCGTCAGTTGCGCGACAATCAAGTTTTGCGTGAGGCACGTATGGCTCGCGATGCGATGCAGCTGGCATGCTCTCGACAGAGCGTGCGTGCGAGGATGGCGCTGGATCCAGCGTCGCTGGCGAGAGAGTACCTCCGCCGCGTCTGCCCAGGTGCTGGCGATTCTGCATCGACCATCGTGGTCCTTGGCAAGGTCGGACGCGatggcagctgctgatggagGCTGCACCGCGGCTGTTCCGGCGCTGTCGAGTGAAAAGGACGGGAGTACTCCGTCGCATGTTTCCCCAGTTGTCGACGCCGCAAcggatgcggcggcggcggcggaggccaGGCGTGGCGGTCTTTTAATGACAGACACGGCTGACGAGGCCATTAACAAGatcgtgcagctgctggagccgACACCCGGGCGTGTGCCAACGGTGGCTGTCATTCGCGCCCCTCTCGGCTACGACATATCAACTGATGCGGCGAGTCTCTGGAAGGCGCTCCACTTCGACAGCAGCTCGTCCGAAGAAGGCCTGATCGACATCATTATCATGGAGGAGCTCAAGACAGGACCGTTGCCACCAGCGCAGGcgaaagcagcagctgcagcggcagggccTTCAACACCGGTGCTGCCCTGCGTCGGCACCTCTAACGGCGagaggacagcagcgaccGCGTTGCCAGGGGGGAACGAGGGTGACGTGTCCTCTGGGCACCCCCACAACTCACTCAGCTTCGCGTCTTCATCAGTTGAGCCGGCGAtgtcactgccaccgcagAGGCGGCAACCACCGGAGCCGTCCGCGCCATCgactggcggcgctgcgacggcggcggcaagagcccaggcgcagctgcgcatctcCTTCGAGATCTACCCAGCACACCTGTTCTACTCCTTAATCTTCcgcgcggcagtgctgcaggagaaggactgggcgctgcgacgcgctgctgctgagctcTTTGGCGGTTCTGCGGAGATcgaaggcagcggcacgaGCCTTGGCACCAGCACAGCGGCTaacagcggtgccggtggcaaTGTTGGAGCTGCGCTGGGGTCGCCCCTGTCACTCGCACGCGCGTTGTCCTTCACTTTTGGTGTTCCGGGCTCGGCAGGCGAGtgccacaacagcaacaacgcgGTGACCTCCTTtagccaccacccccaccacggCGCGGCCGCCGTGGTGGGCAGCAACGTTGGCTTAGAAAGCTACTGTCTCTCCCCATTATCGTCGGGGCACTTCTGTCGAATGCCGGTCTCCCCAAAACTGACAACGCCGGCGCCGCATGTGGGTCTcatcggtggtggcggtgcggccgGGGTTGGCTTTGCCAGTGCATCCCCTGGGACGGCGGGTGGCACTGTCGCGTCGCCTGTGACCTTGCCACCATCTGCGCAATCCCCTGGGGCGGTGACGTCATCGCCTCAGGTCGTGGTACGCCTCTCTGAGAGGTACAGCTTTCCAGCGCTACCGCCGCAGATGGTGATGTCACCGCTTCTAGGGACGCAGTCCGGGCTCGGGGCGCTGCCGGCAGGCTTGAGCGGCTCCGCATACGGCGCCGGCGGTAGCGCACTCGCCGGTgtcggcaccgccactggcGTCAGcggccctgctgctgcgggagcaGCGACGATGCCGGGCTCTGGACGTCGCATTATCTCAGAGAAGGAGGTTCTGTTCTACATCCACGTGCTGCGTACTCCTGTCGGTGACGGCGTCACTACCACGGCGGTGCCATCGAGCAGGGCTTCGGAGGTGGAGGATGTCGCTGTAGGTATAGAGagtgcggctgcgacggcaaTGGACGTGCAGCGGGGCGGTGCCAGTCCCGCAAAGCGAAGTCCTCGGACACCGAGTGACATCCGCGATGCAGTTCCTGTCCACTGCAGCGGAGAGTATGCTCTGGAGGAcagtgacgacgacagcgaggacCTCACCTTACTggagctgcgacagcgcgAGGTGGAGTCACAGGTGCTGCTACGCTATCGCTTCCGTGTATTCCAGCAAGGCTCTCGCTCCCGCAAGGCCCTCGACGCCATCGTGCTGTACGCGCAGGACCACGTGGAGCCGTGGTACGAGGAAGCGAAAGCGATGCTGCAGGCACTGCCGGCCACGAAGAGCTTCCAAgccttctcctcgtcctccacgCCGTTGCCGCAGGGCAACGAGAGCATCCCTGCACAATGGCCGTCCGAGAGCACGGGGCGACTGACGTCACTGGGCGGGAGTGGTGAGGCGGCGACGGGTTTTGCCGCcggccgcctgcagcgccgtcccTGTCGGCGGCCGGCGGGACTGACGCTGCTTTCTCtcggcacagcgccgctggtgaGAACGCCAGAGCTTGACCGAATGGActcctgcaccaccgcagcgagcAGTGGTTTGGTTCAGCTGCCAGCGTGGGCGATGGAGGTGCTCATCCGGCGCGAGAGCATGCGCGAGACGCTGGTGCGAGACCTCAAAGAAAAGGCCtttcgcgtgtgtgccgtCCCACTCCCGGACATGCGGGTGCACTGCATCCTGCCGCCGGCTGTTCCGCGCTACGTCACGGCCCACGCGCGCGGCTTCCCTCTCAGTCGCACTTTTGCTGAGGAGGTTCtctcgcagcagcgtgcgctACAGCTCATTTTGCTgcagcgggaggaggagaaccaACGCGTCATCGCCGCAAGAATTCGtcaggagcagcgccagaaGGCGCGCCGGGAACGGAGGCGACGGGCGCAACaagagcgacagcagcggaaggAGAACCTGACCTCCCGGAGGCGCGTATcaggcgacggcgagagTCTGAAGGAGCGGTTGACAGGGACGATGAACCCGGCAGCCCTCGTGTCGCGTGTCGCATCCATGGTGAAGCACGCCAGCGTGGGGGCCGCCGGTCGTGGCTGCCGTGGCTTAGGCAACGTGCGCTCGCACGAGTCGCCCCCGGGCAGCGATGGCGTGTGTAAGGCGTGTTCAAGGGCCGACGCAGCTTGCTGGCAAGGGGCCtcagaagcagcagtgccgcttgGTGAGTCAGGCGTGTGTACCCATTCACCaacacggcggcggcggcggcagtaccGACACGACTACTCGGCTTCCAACGGTGGTGTCTacagcacctcctcttcagcACGGCCACAGAACGCCGCACCAGAAGGCAACGCGCAAATTGGCTCTGCCCTCTCCCAAGACGAGCGTGATCGCGTCGGCTGCGGTGAGGCGGAGCTCAGAGACGCCACCACTATTGCCGCAGCCCCCATTGACAATGCTCAGCAACACCAGTGCTGGACTCATGAGCCGAGTAGCTCCGGGCAGGTGTGCGTGATGCAGCGTCTGCCTGGACTCCAGAGCGTGCACGCTTCCcatgccaccgccgcggcgatgTCTGCGCAGATCTCGCCGCCGACGACGGAGGTGGACATTAACTTCCTCGGCGGCAGCTCCAACAGCGTCTCCATTGAGGCCCCCTCTGATGCTTCGCGGGCAGTGAATGTAAGCGTCTCATCCTACGCCGCGGAGATGGAGCCGCATTCGAGCGAGCGTGGTGTGGGCTGCGACAAGGGCGGCAACAGTAGCAGCCGCGTGTTCGCCTCAGTTGAAGCGCTAATTTcttcaccaccagcaccgacTTCGTATACCGGCACGGCCCAAACCATGCCACTGACGCCACCGAAGGTCTACTCAGTGTCTCCGCCGCTGCAACCGCTCTCATCGGCCCCAGAGAACGGTCTCCTGAGCAGCCTACCGACGCCGCCGCAAGCCCCTCAGGGAGATCGCGGTGGTAAaaccagcagctgcagcgctgcccgaCCAATTTCTCTGGTGTCTGCAAGCACCACCCGCAACTCCCACTGGACTGCCGTACACACGGCAACCAACGCGAACACTTGTGTCACACCACCGCCTACCTCCTCAGCCACCTCCGGTGCCGGAAGCCCCGCGGCGCCGGTCGACGGTAGCGGCAACAGTGGTGGGCACGCCAGCAGCTCTGTTAGCCACGTTCACGCTCAGGTGACTCCCGCCTCAACGAGCAACACTCTGCAGAGCCACCTCAGTACGTGCCCAGCGACAACACGGGTGACGATGACGTCGCTTGTTAGTGGGTTCAGCAGCACTACACCCAGCGTTAGCGGcatgagcgccgccgccgacttCCACACTGGCACCACTTCAACATCGGAGCGTGACTTTCCgtcgacgtcgctgctgccaccccCCCTACCGTTGCCTCTGTCCCCATCGCCACTGCCCACCTTCAGTACCTCTTTTCCCCCCGCGCCTGGTGCGGgcatctccccctcctcgctcaaGCTGTTCCTGCCAGATGCATCCACCGCGGTGTTTGCGACTACGCGCAACGCGAGCCTTGACGCCTCCGCTGGTGGCCATGAAACCCACCAGGACGCAAacgtgccgctgtcgctgttgccaCAGCAGTCACACACCGGTCAGTCGCATCGCTTGCTGCAGAGCCCGGCGTTTCCCATCCCCGCCACCTCGCTGCTCAATGTGGAGGACACAATGCACCCCTCcgtgggtggcggtgctgcgcagagCAACATCAGCAACTATGCCAACACCAGTAGCTTGAGCAACCACCACAATCACTTGCTAGAGCGACCAGATGATGGGGGTGTGCCGGCTGCCTCGCTGACGACCTCGTCGCTCACGATGCCCAACAACGGCATGTACGGCACGCTTGACGCGTGGTACAGCCATAGTGTCGTGACGCCgcaggcagtgctgctgcgccagcaggtCTGGGCAACTGCAGCCCCCCTCGTGTCCTCATCGTCCATGCGACCGCTaacccctccccaccaccgagccgccgccgccgctgctgcccccttCTCAGCAGCCATGACAGtggcgggggagagaggcgctcgAAAGGGCGAGCCGCACCACGGCGCGTGCACCAGCGATCCAGACGTCAGAAGCACCGTCGGTATGTGCAGCAACGCGGCGTCGCCACGAGCTATAGGGGCGTCGGCTGGCGCTACTGAAGGTAGTTCGCAACCTCTGCAGGCCTCACGCAGTGGGTCGCGGCGAACCGGCTCTGGGTTACTGCCGTACACGTACTCTGCCGACTCGGTGAGTAGCATGTATGGTACGACGCACTACCCGCTCTACCAGTACCCGGAAGGTCCGAACAGCGCAGCCTCAGCGGGGTACATGGGAGTCGCCCCACCCACGACATCGATGCCGGGGGCGGCAGTGatgggtggcagcggtggcgccccAGCGGTTGGGCTGGCAGGGTCGAACCATGCCGGTACTACGGGCCTTTGCGCATACAACTCTGCTGGCTACATTCGCAGCCACGCTTTGGGGGCAAGCGCCCCTGGCGTTACTCAGGCCTACGCGTCTGCTGGCAGTTCCATTGCGTTCTccggctgcggcggtggcgaccatCGTGCAGTGAGCAGCGTCGGCGGGGTGGGCCGCCTCGAAAACTGGAGTTCTCCCTCGCAATCGCCGCACATGCCGGACTCGCTGGTGGACATGAACCCCAACACCATCGCcccaccgtcgctgccgcacgcgCAGGACACGCACATGAACCGTCTGAAGCAGTGCAACAAGCTCTTGTCCGACCTTCTGGGCGTCGCAGGAGGCCCGATGCGCAGTGGGATCTCCTTCTACTACACCTACGGCGATGCCACGGCACTTCTGTACAACGCGTCCATCCGGGCCCCCTGCGACGAGAACATTCTCGAGCTGctagagcagcagcaatgggCAAAACAACAGGAGCAGCTTCAGCTATTACAGACagactgcggcagcggcgcctgctCCGACTCTGGAGGCGCGTCAGACGGCAGCACGTCGGGCGGCGATAAGATAGCAACGGACTCCAGTAGTGGATGCTACTCAAAGCCTGGCTCAGCGTCGGGTGGCACTGGCGCTTCGCACGTTCCGTTCACCTTAGCCGGAATTGgggcctcttcttccccatcATCTACGCCTCAGCAGCGGACTACGCCCcagggcagcggcatcgcggcTGGCGGAGGTGTAAGTACCAATGGTCAAAGGGTGCGCAACGCTTGTGAGGCCTTCTCCGCGAccctcaccgctgctgccccggcATCCGAAGACGAGGGCTGCTCGTACCTTGATTACGGCGATCTCGCCGGGCTGCAGGACACGATGGACGCTCTAGAGGCCGAGCAGATTGAGGCACAACGGGCACGCAACACGCACTTTTACTCCATCTttgagcacctccaccacgcATACCACgacacgctgctggaggcaaCTGACAGCGGCTCTGCCAAGTCTGTCGGCGTCAGCTCCGTCCCAGCCACGGCCGCGAGCGGTTCCCTCTACGCGGGGCTCATCGGTGGCGTTAGGATGGAGTACTTCTTCCCTTCCACCGCGTCTGCCGCAGGGGCAGCGAGTGAGGGGCGGCACGCTGCATCTCCACACGGCGTTGGCCACGTCGCCGTTCCAGGAAGGAGTACTCCTTCACCTGGCGTGCTGTACGGTGGGGAGGGTGGAGCAGAGGCGACCGACCTACCGCGctggcgacagcggctgtggagcagcgtgtgcgggtTTGTGGTCTGGGTGGGATCTCTTGTGGGCCTCACGCCCAAGCCGCGCGGTAACTCGACCGCTGTGGGTGGCACCACCGATAGAACTGCCGCCACGCAGTGGCCCTCGCCACAGCTCACCCCAAACGGGGCAAAGTTTGGGTTTGATCTGGCCAGGCTCGCTGAGTACTTCCCGGGGGAACGCATCGTGACTTTTGGCGACGAGTGGTGCATCGCCTCGCGGCTCGATATGCACAACGGACACTTCGGTCTCTCGCCTCTGCAGGTGTGGATGGCCACGCGCTACTCGCGTCGCTTCGCCGGCGAGGTGTACCTGATGGACGTGAttgcagctggcggcgacCCGTACTACCCGGCTGTCCGTGTCTTGGATGAGATCGTCGCGCATGCCGTGCTCTACTACCACAACCACAGCCTGCGGGACTTTGTGGAGGACCTGGAAGCGGAGCTGGGGCTTGTGTACGCGCCCCAGACGCTCTGGGGCAGGCGCGCGCTGGGGCTGCCCGATAACGAAGCAGAAGTGCAGGAGCTGGATGGGCTTCTGTACACTGCCACTCGACGCCGGCAAGACCGCAGTCGTCGTCAACGCGCACAGCGCAAAGACGggcaacgccgccgctgtagcgacggcgctgccagcgctTCTGTGAAGGATCGCGCGGCGACGTCGCGAGTTCCGCCACCTGCCACGGCGAGTGCGTTACGCTCGACTGCCACTGATCGACTTCACACTGATGGGGGGCCGCCGTCGACATGTGCGACACCCGCTGCCGACGCGGTGCGCGACGgtgaaaggaaaggaggtcTGATGGTCGGGAGCCGCCGAGACGGACGCTGCTTTTCTAGTCCCCAAACTCAGAGGATGAACGGCGCGACTACGcagggaggcagcggcgccagtgaTGCCCGGACAGTGCTACCGGGTTCGGTGAGCGATGGCGACGATGTTCCGTCTGTCGCGGTGACCGCGGCAACGATGACGCCCCACCGCCCCACACTTCTTCAGGAGCATAACTGTCTTCGGCGCCACGATAATGACCGCCTCGAGGATGAAGAGATGGCCGAGTACACCTGGATCCAACTACAGGGAAAGGAccaggaggaggacgaggaggtatTCTACGGCGCAactgccgcggccgccgtgGGTTTTGGCGGTGGAGACATCAACATCGCGCCACACGTATACGACGCAGTAATGGAGCGCGAGATGTATGACGAGCgcatgctgctgcgcgagctggacTACTTGAAAGAGTTCCTCGTCGACAATCGTAACGTCCTGTCGTCGGCGATGCTCACGACGGCTGGTTCGAACTCGCTCGAGGCTGTCTTTGGTGTCCCGGCGACGGTATTTCCCTTCTTGctgtgcgcgcgcgagagcgtGCCGTTCATCGCCTCCATCTTCGAGTCCCTTTCGTATCACTACGGTCCCCTCACTTACGACAGTTTCTCCAAGTACACCTACGATGTCTACCACCGCGACCGGCTAGacgtgctgcgccacacGCCTCGCATGTTCCGCATGGTCAACAAGAGTCGCCGCGGGTGCATAACGTATGAGGAGCTCTGTCGATGGATGGCGCGGAAGCTCAGCTGTGGCAACAACGTTCAGCCCAACCGGCACCTGGTGGCAACAAGTatgtcgctgcggctgccgctcgccCTCGTGGCCGAGTCGCGCGACGAGTGGGATGCGTACCGGTGCGTTCTCAAGTCTCTCTccgacggcgaggacgaggagtaCTGA